In ANME-2 cluster archaeon, one DNA window encodes the following:
- a CDS encoding 2-hydroxyacyl-CoA dehydratase — protein sequence MTDTVGITALIPPELVYACRHRPLDVNNVVPTSSINPRSKLCAWTAVWRDEIMEGGLDIDSLVVVAGGDCHNALVDGQKVALSGVPTHYFFYPFDRDPDYMASQLDGLAGFLGGIKNKEMFRTISGLKEKGLALDQLRVDDRARASDVFSALISFGDLQGDPAAFEEVLDTIPHTDVEYSSRVALIGVPPIYPDFHEVAESFGLHVVYDELPYEFVRLGGNDLQALAGSYRNYSFSGPITGRIEMIRQELDRRRVDGVIHYTQFACHHTLEDEIFRAHLDYPILTVQGDLPRSSSEQLKLRLEAFSEMLEVMP from the coding sequence ATGACAGATACTGTGGGCATAACCGCCCTGATACCTCCTGAACTGGTCTATGCATGCCGGCACCGTCCCCTGGATGTGAACAATGTGGTACCCACATCCTCAATAAATCCCCGCAGCAAGCTGTGCGCATGGACTGCAGTATGGAGGGATGAGATAATGGAGGGAGGGCTGGATATTGATTCATTGGTAGTGGTAGCCGGGGGCGACTGCCACAATGCACTGGTCGACGGCCAGAAAGTAGCCTTAAGCGGCGTACCAACCCATTATTTCTTTTATCCATTTGACAGGGATCCTGATTACATGGCATCACAACTCGACGGATTGGCCGGGTTCCTGGGTGGTATAAAAAATAAGGAGATGTTTCGCACCATATCAGGATTAAAGGAAAAAGGATTGGCACTGGACCAATTAAGGGTTGACGACCGTGCCAGGGCAAGTGATGTATTTTCCGCACTGATATCTTTTGGCGACCTGCAGGGTGATCCTGCTGCCTTTGAGGAGGTGCTGGATACGATTCCACATACTGATGTGGAATATTCAAGCAGGGTTGCCCTTATCGGTGTACCGCCGATATATCCGGATTTCCATGAAGTGGCAGAGAGTTTCGGGTTGCATGTGGTATATGACGAACTGCCCTATGAATTCGTGAGATTGGGCGGGAATGATCTACAGGCCCTTGCCGGAAGTTACAGGAATTACAGCTTTTCAGGTCCTATCACGGGAAGGATAGAGATGATCAGGCAGGAACTGGACCGGCGGCGGGTTGATGGGGTGATCCATTATACCCAGTTTGCATGCCACCACACCCTGGAGGATGAGATATTCAGGGCACACCTGGATTATCCGATCCTTACGGTCCAGGGTGACCTGCCCCGGTCATCTTCTGAGCAGTTAAAGTTGAGGCTTGAAGCGTTTTCAGAGATGCTTGAGGTGATGCCATGA